A DNA window from Paenibacillus andongensis contains the following coding sequences:
- a CDS encoding helix-turn-helix domain-containing protein translates to MNLVRVQEALRLLTTTKLKVILNAEQVGFGSLVQFGHVFRQMTKKSPLRYRQSAIT, encoded by the coding sequence GTGAATCTCGTCCGTGTGCAAGAAGCGCTGCGACTGCTGACAACTACGAAACTTAAAGTTATTTTGAACGCTGAGCAGGTAGGCTTCGGATCACTTGTGCAGTTCGGACATGTCTTCCGTCAAATGACCAAAAAGTCACCTCTTCGTTATCGGCAATCGGCGATTACTTAA
- a CDS encoding spore coat protein yields MNQNQDPQVIKNPKPSYEPQVKGPELNDRDRVNDILATEKYLTDSFNVSAREASHTSLHQDIMTILNETHQCQYELFEMMFRKGHYKLEAEEQTKLDQAFQQFSNYSTQFPYQGMTIQ; encoded by the coding sequence ATGAATCAGAATCAAGATCCACAAGTCATCAAAAATCCTAAACCTTCCTATGAGCCGCAAGTAAAAGGTCCTGAATTGAATGACCGTGACCGAGTAAATGACATTCTGGCCACGGAAAAATATTTAACCGACAGCTTTAATGTATCTGCCAGGGAAGCAAGTCACACGTCACTGCACCAAGATATTATGACGATTTTGAACGAGACACATCAATGTCAATATGAACTATTTGAAATGATGTTCAGAAAAGGGCACTACAAATTAGAGGCCGAGGAACAAACGAAGCTGGATCAAGCCTTTCAACAGTTTTCTAATTATTCAACGCAATTCCCATACCAAGGCATGACCATTCAGTAG
- the ssuE gene encoding NADPH-dependent FMN reductase — protein MAKVVIISGSPTPTSRLHGVIEVAKSELLKAGLEVEWIKVRDIPAEDLLYAKFDSEAIVKANAHVAEADAVFVATPVYKASYTGVLKAFLDLLPQKGLERKVVLPLAVGGTISHLLAIDYALKPVLSALGAQNILQGVYVLDKQVTWGDQGQAILDDEIADRLQESVTEFIQEIKWHTSR, from the coding sequence ATGGCTAAAGTGGTTATTATTTCAGGAAGTCCAACACCTACGTCCCGTTTGCATGGCGTTATCGAGGTGGCAAAAAGCGAACTACTGAAAGCGGGCTTGGAAGTGGAATGGATTAAGGTGCGCGACATTCCGGCAGAGGATTTGTTATATGCCAAATTTGACAGTGAAGCCATTGTGAAAGCGAACGCGCATGTTGCTGAGGCAGATGCCGTATTCGTTGCTACGCCGGTTTATAAAGCCTCTTACACAGGCGTGTTAAAAGCTTTCCTCGACCTGCTTCCGCAAAAAGGACTTGAGCGTAAAGTCGTGCTACCACTAGCCGTTGGAGGGACGATATCTCACCTGCTCGCGATAGATTATGCTCTAAAACCGGTGCTGTCAGCATTAGGCGCGCAGAACATTCTGCAAGGTGTGTATGTACTTGATAAGCAAGTGACCTGGGGCGATCAAGGACAAGCCATATTGGACGATGAAATTGCAGATCGACTGCAAGAATCCGTGACTGAATTTATTCAAGAAATTAAATGGCATACGAGCCGTTAA
- a CDS encoding glycosyltransferase family 39 protein, with the protein MVSWFKPLWGVPHKFFLLGLLLLTALLLRLYLAPLWVGYDTDVRTFLAWADRAYTVGLSGLYTNAKDYFLDYPPGYMYVLYLVGLLHHKLSIPWESAGSLVILKLPAILADIVTAYLLYQLAISRRGGARTWVQAIQIAALFAFNPAIWSNSAIWGQVDSFFMLFILATLLLQQRGKLPQAAVFIALALLLKPQALLFGIFLLIDVIRKRNLMVLLLSVLSGAATMAVISFPFAVGRGYGWLIALYSGTLASYPYASLNAFNLMALLGGNFIDMNSSILHISYQWMGWVLMPLSIVFVCYLYIRSKGRRGALLYVAFLFITAVFICMTKMHERYLHYGLLLALTSFIYIKDRRILWLFIGFSITHFINIADVLLRSFHQDYHIPRYDPLMLVVSATNVMMFAYACLLGWRLFVESQQEQKAEEPVQPVPLPIEQEVHNESEWWNAIFKPSRDEVERSTKGRFFTKKDALYLGALVLVYTIIALFHLGGHKAPTTFWKPTSVSETVIADLGSSHNITRINTFAGVGEGAYSFWFSQDGTQWQDQISVKSDHTKVFTWNTVEPKKDARYVKMVIDAQEGAALHLHEIGIFGDGSTAILPIAKVSEQDVNAADEGTTANLFDEPTTVPYTPTYMNGSYFDEIYHARTAYEHLHQIEPYESTHPPLGKVLMSIGIYVFGLNPFGWRIIGTLFGVGMIPIMYVFAKRMFGRSEYAFIAAFLLTFDFMHFAQTRIATIDVYGVFFIMLMFYFMYRYTTLSFYREKLWTTLIPLGLSGLFFGIGAASKWIVIYGGAGLAVLLLLSLLERFSEYRFARSLLREAEIEPPLTEPERSRLQVVEKLFIRNTLLTLLWCVLTFIIIPLGIYTLSYIPFMMVPGPGHNLKDVVTYQVHMYKYHKDLVATHPFSSPWWEWPMMLRPIWYYQAKLMPQGMLSSIVSFGNPLVWWPGFIAVILSFYVAITRKDKLLRVLLIAYCSQYLPWILVPRLTFIYHYFAMVPFLVLILTYYIKEYLEEGRQQYKKRWVYGYLIAVFVLFVLFYPILSGMIIPSKYSFFLRWLPGWNFF; encoded by the coding sequence ATGGTAAGCTGGTTCAAGCCATTGTGGGGGGTTCCCCATAAATTCTTTCTTCTGGGTTTACTGCTATTAACCGCGTTATTGCTAAGATTATATCTAGCTCCCCTCTGGGTGGGCTATGATACTGATGTAAGAACATTCCTAGCGTGGGCGGATCGCGCATATACGGTAGGTTTATCCGGGTTGTACACGAACGCCAAAGATTACTTTCTCGATTATCCTCCTGGGTATATGTATGTCCTATATCTCGTTGGCTTACTGCACCACAAGCTGTCGATTCCCTGGGAAAGTGCAGGGTCACTGGTCATTCTGAAGCTTCCTGCCATTTTGGCTGACATAGTCACGGCTTACCTCTTGTATCAGCTTGCGATTAGTCGTCGTGGCGGGGCAAGGACATGGGTACAAGCTATTCAAATTGCTGCTTTGTTTGCCTTCAATCCAGCGATTTGGTCGAACTCCGCAATATGGGGACAGGTTGACTCCTTTTTTATGCTATTTATTCTTGCAACTTTGTTGCTGCAGCAGCGGGGGAAACTCCCACAAGCCGCAGTTTTTATAGCTTTAGCGCTTCTTCTTAAGCCACAGGCGCTTCTTTTCGGTATTTTTCTACTTATCGACGTTATACGAAAGCGCAACTTGATGGTATTGTTGTTGAGTGTTCTAAGCGGAGCTGCAACGATGGCCGTGATTTCATTCCCTTTTGCCGTTGGCAGAGGGTATGGCTGGTTGATTGCTCTATACTCTGGCACCTTAGCTTCCTATCCGTATGCCTCCTTGAACGCGTTCAATCTTATGGCCCTCTTGGGTGGCAATTTTATCGATATGAATAGCAGTATCCTTCACATCTCTTATCAGTGGATGGGGTGGGTGCTTATGCCGTTATCCATCGTCTTTGTTTGCTATTTATATATTCGCAGCAAAGGACGGCGTGGCGCCTTACTGTATGTGGCTTTCTTATTTATCACGGCTGTTTTCATATGTATGACCAAAATGCACGAGCGCTATTTGCACTATGGGTTATTGCTGGCGCTGACCAGCTTCATTTACATCAAGGATCGCCGGATTCTGTGGCTCTTTATTGGTTTTAGTATCACCCATTTTATTAATATAGCCGATGTGCTGTTACGCAGTTTTCATCAGGATTATCACATTCCGAGATATGATCCTTTGATGTTGGTCGTTTCGGCCACCAATGTTATGATGTTTGCCTATGCATGTTTATTGGGATGGAGGCTTTTCGTGGAATCACAACAAGAACAGAAGGCGGAGGAGCCAGTTCAGCCAGTTCCGCTGCCAATCGAGCAAGAAGTTCACAATGAATCCGAATGGTGGAACGCGATTTTCAAACCAAGTAGGGATGAGGTGGAGAGAAGCACAAAGGGACGTTTTTTCACCAAAAAGGATGCGTTGTATCTTGGCGCTTTAGTGTTGGTTTACACAATAATTGCTTTGTTCCATCTAGGTGGGCATAAAGCGCCTACAACATTTTGGAAGCCAACAAGCGTAAGCGAAACCGTCATTGCGGACCTTGGAAGCTCGCACAACATTACGAGAATAAACACCTTTGCAGGTGTAGGTGAAGGGGCTTATTCGTTCTGGTTTTCACAGGACGGTACGCAGTGGCAGGATCAAATATCAGTGAAATCCGACCACACCAAGGTATTCACTTGGAACACGGTCGAGCCTAAGAAAGATGCGCGTTATGTCAAAATGGTCATTGACGCGCAGGAAGGGGCGGCGCTGCATCTTCATGAAATTGGTATTTTCGGAGATGGCAGCACAGCTATCTTGCCGATTGCTAAGGTTTCGGAACAAGATGTAAACGCGGCTGATGAGGGTACAACGGCTAATTTATTTGATGAACCTACCACGGTACCGTACACACCTACTTATATGAATGGGTCTTACTTTGATGAGATCTATCACGCAAGAACCGCCTATGAGCATCTTCATCAAATAGAGCCGTATGAAAGCACGCATCCACCGCTTGGTAAAGTACTAATGTCGATTGGCATTTATGTGTTTGGATTGAATCCATTTGGTTGGAGAATCATCGGAACGCTGTTCGGTGTCGGCATGATTCCAATCATGTACGTGTTCGCAAAGCGAATGTTCGGCCGTTCGGAATATGCGTTCATTGCTGCTTTCCTGCTTACCTTTGATTTCATGCACTTTGCTCAGACGCGAATCGCAACGATAGATGTTTACGGCGTATTCTTCATCATGCTGATGTTCTATTTCATGTATCGTTACACAACGCTTAGCTTCTATAGGGAAAAGCTTTGGACTACGTTAATCCCCTTAGGGCTGTCAGGCCTTTTCTTCGGCATTGGAGCTGCATCCAAGTGGATTGTTATCTATGGCGGTGCAGGACTTGCCGTGCTGCTGCTATTATCCTTATTAGAGCGGTTCAGCGAATATCGATTCGCACGAAGTTTGCTGCGCGAAGCGGAAATTGAGCCTCCACTGACAGAACCGGAGCGCAGCCGACTACAGGTTGTAGAGAAGCTTTTCATACGAAACACGCTGCTTACTTTACTGTGGTGCGTACTCACGTTTATCATCATACCGCTAGGTATTTATACGTTATCCTATATTCCGTTCATGATGGTTCCCGGACCGGGGCATAATCTGAAGGATGTAGTCACTTATCAGGTGCACATGTACAAATATCATAAAGATTTGGTCGCAACGCATCCTTTCTCTTCCCCTTGGTGGGAGTGGCCGATGATGCTCCGCCCAATATGGTATTACCAAGCGAAGCTCATGCCGCAAGGCATGCTTTCGAGCATCGTCTCGTTCGGGAATCCGTTAGTCTGGTGGCCGGGCTTCATTGCCGTTATCCTTTCTTTTTATGTGGCAATTACACGTAAAGATAAGCTGCTGCGGGTGCTGCTAATCGCTTACTGCTCGCAGTATTTACCGTGGATCTTGGTGCCAAGGCTCACATTTATTTATCACTATTTTGCGATGGTGCCATTCCTTGTGCTGATCTTAACTTATTACATCAAAGAGTATCTAGAAGAAGGACGTCAGCAGTATAAGAAAAGATGGGTTTACGGATATTTAATTGCCGTATTCGTTCTGTTTGTTCTCTTCTATCCCATTCTTTCAGGGATGATCATTCCATCCAAGTATTCCTTCTTCCTCCGGTGGCTGCCGGGTTGGAATTTCTTTTAA
- a CDS encoding DUF7667 family protein — MLAVHQRMAELWTLRRARELTRAEQDELLLCMEANATYVWNRLKLENLSLCASLTGDYDWLHEICERIEKLEPKH; from the coding sequence ATGTTAGCCGTTCATCAACGTATGGCGGAGTTATGGACATTACGCAGAGCGCGTGAGTTAACACGAGCAGAGCAGGATGAATTACTGCTGTGTATGGAAGCTAACGCGACATATGTATGGAACCGTTTGAAACTGGAAAATTTATCGCTCTGTGCTTCGCTCACTGGAGACTATGATTGGCTGCATGAAATTTGCGAGCGCATCGAAAAGCTTGAACCCAAGCACTGA
- a CDS encoding alpha-glycosidase, which yields MTIEAVYHRPKLNWAYAYDGKTVHLRIRTKRGDVKKVLALAGDKYAWERTSEYIEMTILTSDALFDYWEVAIQPPFRRLRYGFKLQSGKEQLWLTEQGFHSKEPIDSSGMFEYPFLNPADILTPPAWVKDAVFYQIFPERFANGDPSIDPENVEPWGGKPTPTNFFGGDLLGVIQHLDHLTQLGITAIYFTPLFEATTNHKYDTRDYLKVDPQFGTNETLKQLVDECHKRGIRVLLDAVFNHCGKTFPPFVDVMEKGAASPYADWFHVREWPLRVEDGIPTYETFAFEPIMPKLNTENAEVKAYLLEVAEFWIKDIGIDGWRLDVANEVDHRFWRMFHDKVKNVNPEAYILGEIWHDSMMWLQGDQFDAVMNYPFTTAVLDFVTTGKLDGEGFAHAVGSQLASYPQQANEAAFNLLGSHDTPRLLTQCGEDKRRMKLAALLQFAFPGTPCIYYGDEVGMSGGGDPDCRRCMEWDASLQDRDLFEFYRKLIALRKSSEALRTGALRFLHAKPGDARLVLERVNENEHLLIFVNASRRSAQLSVKLGSERSWRDALGGSGLAAPVGGKLQVKLPPFGYAVLRAE from the coding sequence ATGACTATTGAAGCCGTGTATCACCGTCCAAAATTGAATTGGGCCTATGCCTACGATGGCAAAACCGTTCATTTAAGAATACGTACCAAACGGGGGGATGTGAAGAAGGTCCTCGCCTTGGCGGGGGATAAATATGCCTGGGAACGCACCTCCGAATATATAGAAATGACTATTCTAACCAGTGATGCATTATTTGACTATTGGGAAGTAGCGATTCAGCCTCCCTTCCGACGCTTGCGGTACGGCTTTAAGCTGCAATCCGGCAAGGAGCAGCTGTGGCTGACCGAGCAAGGTTTTCACAGCAAGGAGCCTATCGACTCTTCTGGTATGTTTGAGTATCCATTTTTGAATCCGGCCGATATTCTCACGCCTCCAGCTTGGGTAAAGGATGCTGTTTTTTATCAAATTTTTCCCGAACGATTTGCCAATGGCGATCCGTCCATTGATCCTGAGAATGTGGAACCATGGGGAGGCAAACCAACGCCAACCAATTTTTTTGGCGGAGATTTACTAGGGGTGATTCAGCATTTGGATCATCTAACCCAGCTAGGGATTACTGCGATTTATTTTACACCTCTTTTTGAAGCGACGACGAATCATAAGTATGATACTCGGGATTATTTGAAGGTTGATCCTCAGTTTGGCACAAACGAAACATTAAAGCAGTTAGTTGATGAATGCCACAAACGCGGAATCCGCGTCCTGCTTGATGCCGTGTTCAATCACTGCGGGAAAACATTCCCTCCTTTCGTCGATGTCATGGAAAAGGGAGCAGCTTCCCCTTACGCGGATTGGTTCCATGTCAGGGAATGGCCGCTCCGTGTTGAGGATGGGATTCCGACTTATGAGACCTTCGCATTTGAGCCTATTATGCCGAAGCTGAACACAGAGAATGCCGAGGTCAAGGCCTACTTGCTTGAGGTCGCTGAGTTCTGGATCAAAGATATTGGTATCGATGGTTGGCGTCTGGACGTTGCTAACGAGGTTGATCACCGCTTCTGGCGTATGTTCCACGATAAGGTTAAGAATGTGAACCCCGAGGCTTATATACTCGGTGAAATCTGGCATGATTCGATGATGTGGCTGCAAGGCGATCAATTCGATGCGGTTATGAACTACCCCTTCACGACCGCCGTGCTTGACTTCGTAACCACGGGCAAGCTCGACGGAGAAGGCTTCGCTCATGCCGTGGGATCACAGCTGGCCAGCTATCCGCAGCAAGCGAACGAGGCTGCGTTTAACCTGCTCGGCAGCCACGACACCCCTCGCCTGCTGACGCAGTGCGGCGAGGATAAACGCCGTATGAAGCTGGCTGCGCTGCTTCAGTTTGCTTTCCCCGGGACGCCGTGTATTTACTACGGCGACGAGGTAGGCATGAGCGGTGGCGGGGATCCCGATTGCCGCCGCTGCATGGAATGGGACGCGTCCTTGCAGGACCGCGACCTGTTCGAGTTCTACCGCAAGCTCATCGCCTTGCGGAAAAGCAGTGAAGCGCTGCGCACCGGCGCCTTGCGCTTCTTGCACGCTAAGCCGGGCGATGCGCGGCTTGTGCTAGAGCGCGTTAACGAGAATGAGCATCTGCTCATTTTCGTTAACGCAAGCAGACGCTCGGCGCAGCTGAGCGTCAAGCTGGGCAGCGAGCGCAGCTGGCGCGATGCGCTCGGCGGCTCAGGGCTGGCGGCGCCGGTCGGCGGGAAGCTTCAGGTGAAGCTTCCGCCTTTCGGCTACGCCGTACTGCGCGCGGAGTAG
- a CDS encoding DUF3055 domain-containing protein, with protein sequence MSDYDFLYDHQEETTTRFVCFVGKALHRFDLAIMTTSRYFGKKLVIDLQSGRSAVIGPDDLDEEGYLEHVYKLNEEQAQELNEFLSQIIGSIHFTDI encoded by the coding sequence ATGTCTGATTATGACTTTTTATATGATCATCAGGAAGAAACAACAACGCGTTTCGTATGTTTCGTTGGCAAAGCATTGCACAGATTTGATCTGGCAATCATGACTACATCCCGTTATTTCGGCAAAAAGCTTGTTATTGATTTGCAATCCGGACGCAGCGCTGTTATTGGTCCAGATGATCTGGATGAAGAAGGATACTTAGAACATGTTTATAAACTGAATGAGGAACAAGCGCAAGAACTCAATGAATTCTTGTCGCAAATTATTGGTTCCATTCATTTCACGGATATTTAA
- a CDS encoding cation:dicarboxylate symporter family transporter, with translation MNPKTAPEKKPFYQGLFFQIMVSIIGGILVGYLWPTIGVALKPIGDGFIKLIKMIISPLVFGVVVVGIAKVGDIKSVGRIGGKTLLYFEVVTTFALIIGMVVANLFNPGAGMHIDPGTLTTDAVNKVTKSSTLPSGAQFFLNIIPDSAVSAFANNTMLQVLLVSCFFGFALIHVGGRTSEVVVDLLEHFNKVVFQIMGYIMKLTAIATFGAMAFAVSQYGITTLVSFGKLFVAMTIACLAFIIVLAIITRLFVGISLWKLILYIREEIILAFATGSTEAVMPQLMNKFEHAGCNRAVVGLVVPTGYSFNLDGASIYLSLALIFLAQATGVELSLIEQLMILGVLLLTSKGMAGIPGSAFVALSATAAASGSISMAAVALMLAPDRFMGNYRTTVNIIGYAVATFVIARWEGLLDLNRAKSALDGSLPYTSVENNVLAVNKQQLNA, from the coding sequence GTGAATCCAAAAACGGCACCCGAAAAGAAACCTTTTTATCAAGGCCTTTTTTTTCAGATTATGGTATCAATCATCGGAGGGATTTTAGTCGGTTATCTTTGGCCGACAATTGGTGTCGCGCTAAAGCCAATCGGCGACGGTTTCATCAAGCTTATCAAAATGATCATTTCGCCGCTTGTTTTTGGTGTTGTCGTCGTTGGTATCGCGAAGGTCGGCGACATCAAATCTGTTGGTAGGATAGGTGGGAAAACCCTCCTTTACTTTGAAGTCGTTACAACCTTTGCCCTAATCATAGGCATGGTAGTGGCGAACTTATTCAATCCCGGCGCTGGAATGCATATCGATCCTGGAACCTTGACAACGGATGCTGTCAATAAAGTTACTAAGAGTTCTACACTTCCAAGCGGAGCGCAATTTTTCCTGAATATCATCCCAGATAGTGCCGTCTCAGCGTTTGCGAATAATACAATGCTGCAGGTACTGCTCGTTTCCTGCTTCTTCGGTTTTGCGCTTATCCATGTAGGCGGACGAACTTCAGAGGTTGTTGTCGATCTTCTAGAGCATTTCAATAAAGTCGTGTTTCAAATTATGGGCTATATCATGAAGCTTACGGCTATTGCAACATTCGGCGCGATGGCGTTCGCTGTTAGTCAGTATGGGATTACCACACTCGTGTCGTTCGGTAAACTCTTTGTGGCCATGACGATCGCTTGTCTTGCTTTCATCATTGTGTTAGCTATTATCACACGGTTATTCGTAGGCATCAGCCTTTGGAAGTTGATCCTCTACATTCGAGAGGAGATCATTCTCGCTTTTGCAACAGGTTCGACGGAAGCGGTCATGCCGCAGCTCATGAATAAATTTGAGCATGCCGGCTGCAACCGAGCTGTTGTCGGACTGGTTGTTCCGACCGGATATTCATTCAACCTCGACGGGGCATCAATCTATTTATCACTCGCTCTTATATTTCTTGCCCAAGCCACCGGCGTCGAACTGAGTCTTATCGAGCAGCTTATGATTCTGGGTGTGCTTTTGTTAACGTCCAAGGGGATGGCTGGTATACCAGGTTCTGCATTCGTGGCACTGTCAGCGACAGCGGCGGCGTCAGGTTCGATCTCCATGGCCGCCGTTGCTCTAATGCTTGCACCGGACCGATTTATGGGAAATTATCGTACGACAGTGAATATTATCGGCTACGCTGTTGCCACCTTCGTCATTGCGCGTTGGGAGGGTTTGCTTGATCTTAATCGCGCGAAAAGCGCCCTCGATGGCAGTCTTCCCTATACTTCGGTTGAAAATAACGTTTTAGCTGTGAATAAACAGCAACTGAATGCTTAA
- a CDS encoding aldo/keto reductase family protein yields the protein MKYRNMGRSGLKVSEISLGSWLTYGTAAEQKAADACIAKAFESGINFFDTANAYNRGEGEKAMGAALKSYERSSYVLSSKVYFPMGDGPNDRGLSRKHIFEQCEASLKRLGVEYIDLYFCHRYDIHTPLEETLRALDDLAAQGKIMYAAVSEWNGAQITEAAGIAERLRLRPLISNQPIYNMFERYIEREVLPVSAQKGLGQVVFSPLAQGILTGKYKLGQPLPTASRAANDSVNGVINSYLNDQVLQVVHELEQVAQQLHISLAQLALAWVLRQPGVSSALIGATRPEQIEENVKAVDIELGTETLEQIEVILKQVANFSPAR from the coding sequence ATGAAGTATAGAAACATGGGTCGCAGTGGGTTAAAAGTGAGTGAGATTAGCTTGGGGAGCTGGCTTACCTACGGAACAGCCGCCGAACAAAAGGCAGCAGATGCTTGCATCGCAAAAGCTTTCGAAAGTGGCATTAATTTCTTCGATACGGCTAACGCTTACAATCGTGGTGAAGGCGAGAAAGCGATGGGGGCAGCGCTTAAGTCTTATGAGAGATCAAGCTATGTGCTCTCGTCCAAGGTCTACTTCCCGATGGGGGATGGTCCGAATGATCGAGGTTTATCCCGTAAACACATCTTCGAACAGTGTGAAGCAAGCTTAAAACGATTAGGTGTCGAGTACATCGATTTGTACTTCTGTCATCGCTATGACATCCATACACCGCTGGAAGAGACGCTTCGCGCTTTGGACGACTTAGCTGCCCAAGGCAAAATTATGTATGCCGCTGTCAGTGAGTGGAACGGTGCCCAAATTACCGAAGCAGCCGGTATTGCCGAACGTTTGCGCCTGAGACCGCTGATCTCTAATCAGCCGATTTATAATATGTTTGAGCGCTATATCGAGCGAGAAGTATTGCCTGTGTCAGCGCAAAAAGGATTGGGTCAAGTTGTGTTCTCGCCGCTTGCTCAAGGCATTTTAACCGGTAAATACAAGCTGGGACAGCCGCTTCCGACTGCGAGTCGTGCAGCTAACGATTCTGTGAACGGTGTCATTAACAGCTATTTGAATGATCAGGTGCTTCAAGTTGTTCATGAGCTGGAACAGGTCGCTCAGCAGCTCCATATCTCTCTCGCACAGCTCGCTCTAGCATGGGTACTCCGCCAACCCGGAGTAAGCTCTGCGCTTATCGGTGCGACCAGGCCTGAACAGATCGAAGAGAATGTGAAAGCCGTTGACATTGAGCTTGGAACCGAGACTCTGGAACAAATCGAAGTCATCCTTAAACAAGTAGCTAATTTCTCACCTGCACGATAA
- a CDS encoding 5'-3' exonuclease, with amino-acid sequence MIYRIGAIILSETSSESVLLVDGMALLFRGYYATSSGGYIMRTSAGTPVNGVYGFLKYLLDAIQTFKPTHVVCCWDMGSKTFRTEKFDSYKANRGPAPEELIPQFDLVKEVTASFNIPNVGVIGYEADDCIGTLASTYSPSTKVQILTGDHDMLQLVNENTEVIIMKKGQSNYMVYTLETLMEEKSLTPAQIIDLKGLTGDTADNYPGVKGIGEKTATKLLIEYQDIAGILENLAALPKGVRAKIEAEIDMLHLSRDLATIRLDAPVACALEECGWSMEREKVISKFEELEFKGFIRLIG; translated from the coding sequence ATGATTTATAGAATAGGAGCGATTATTTTGTCCGAAACATCATCTGAATCTGTGCTGCTAGTCGATGGCATGGCTTTATTATTTCGTGGTTATTACGCTACTTCTTCCGGTGGTTACATAATGAGAACAAGTGCTGGCACGCCGGTTAACGGGGTTTATGGTTTTCTCAAATATTTGCTAGATGCGATTCAGACGTTCAAGCCCACGCATGTTGTTTGCTGCTGGGATATGGGAAGCAAGACGTTTCGTACGGAGAAATTTGATAGTTACAAAGCGAATCGCGGACCTGCTCCGGAAGAGCTGATCCCGCAGTTTGATTTAGTGAAGGAAGTTACGGCTAGCTTCAACATTCCTAATGTGGGTGTTATCGGATACGAAGCGGATGATTGCATAGGCACTTTGGCAAGTACATATAGTCCATCTACGAAGGTGCAGATTCTCACAGGCGATCACGATATGCTTCAGCTTGTAAATGAGAATACGGAAGTTATTATTATGAAAAAAGGTCAATCCAACTATATGGTGTATACGCTGGAGACCTTGATGGAAGAGAAAAGTTTAACACCTGCTCAAATTATTGATCTGAAGGGTTTAACCGGAGATACGGCGGATAACTATCCAGGGGTAAAAGGAATTGGTGAGAAAACAGCGACCAAACTGCTCATAGAATATCAGGACATCGCCGGGATTTTGGAAAATTTAGCGGCGCTGCCAAAAGGTGTTCGCGCCAAAATTGAGGCGGAGATCGATATGCTGCATTTATCACGTGATTTGGCTACGATTCGCTTGGATGCGCCTGTCGCTTGTGCGCTTGAGGAATGCGGATGGTCAATGGAACGGGAAAAAGTCATTAGCAAGTTCGAGGAATTGGAATTCAAAGGCTTTATAAGACTAATTGGATAA
- a CDS encoding tagaturonate epimerase family protein has translation MEENNARQLLHIMYGLLLQSKNADGSKQFAVEFFQTLAEQEDAFAEGLRNHIGRHLEMLGK, from the coding sequence ATGGAAGAAAATAATGCTCGCCAACTGCTGCACATCATGTACGGCTTGCTGCTTCAATCCAAGAACGCCGATGGCAGCAAACAATTTGCTGTCGAATTCTTCCAGACGTTGGCGGAACAAGAAGATGCCTTTGCTGAAGGTCTTCGCAATCATATTGGCAGGCATTTAGAGATGTTGGGTAAATAA